AATACACCGTTGCGCTTGAAAAACTTTCCACTCCCCACTTTCCGCCGGAATCCATCCTCACCCCGCTCGGACTCGCGCATCTCTCCGCCGACACCCCTATCGCCCACCTCTCCGGCGGACAGAAGACCCGACTCATGCTCGCCAAAGTTTTGTTGGACGATCCGCACCTGCTGTTGCTGGACGAACCCACCAATCATCTCGACATCGAAATGCTCGAATGGCTGGAAGGCTGGCTGAACGGATTCAAAGGTGCGGCGCTGATCGTCTCGCATGATCGGACATTTCTCGATAACACGGTAACTTCCATCTTTGAGCTGGATTCGACATCACACACCATCAAAACTTACGATGGCAATTACAGCGATTATCTTGAACAGAAATTGCTCGAATACGACAAGCAGGTACAAGCCTACCAAGACCAGCAGGATGAACTTGCTCAACTGCGTCGTGCTGCGAAACACATCCGCAGTTTGACGGTGATGAAAGTTGGCGGCAAAGCGGATAGCGGCGATAAATTCGCAAAAGGCTTCTTCGGTAATCGCGCCACAAAAAATGTGGCAGGCAAAGCAAAGAACATCGAAGCGCGCATCGACCACATTCTCACCGAAGAAAAACTCGAAAAGCCGCGCGGTTCATGGAAACTCAAGCTGGATTTCGGCACACCTAAACATCAATCGAAAGATGTGTTGGTGACCGATTCTCTTTCAATTGGCTACACGCCAGAAAATCCCTTGCTGACTGGCATCAACCTGTTCATCCGTGCCGGTCGACGCATTGTGTTGACGGGTCCCAACGGCGCGGGCAAAACAACGTTCATCCGCACCATCGTCGGCAAACTTCCCCCGCTGGCAGGTTCTTTCCGCTTGGGCGGCGCGACCAAACTCGGCTACATGGCACAGGAACAGGAATTGATCAACCCGGCAATCAACGCCGTGCAGACCATTCAAAGTGTTTCCGCCATTAACGAAACCGAGACACGCAACTTCCTGCATTACTTTCTGTTCAAAGGCGATGCCGCGCTGCGCCCGGCTGGAGAACTCTCTTTCGGTGAACGCGCCCGCCTGCAACTGGCATTGCTCGTCGCGCAGGGATGTACTTTCCTGATTCTGGATGAACCCATCAATCATCTTGACATCCCTTCGCGCGAACGGTTCGAAGAAGCGCTGGAGAATTTCAACGGCACGATCCTTGCCGTGGTACATGACCGCAGCTTTATCGAGCGCTTCGCCACCGATGTCTGGCAGGCAAAGGATGGGAAGATTAATAAATAGTGCGCTCTGGCTTGCTCTCGCTGCCGTCCCCGGCAGCGGGGCAATGCCATAAAATTATCATCGGAGACTTAATAATGATCACATATCGACCTTACGAAGACAAAGATTGGCAGGCCATTTGCAGAATCCACGACCGGGCACGACCCGACGAGCTTAAAGGTTCCTGCGACCCGCGTGGCTTCATTCCAATTGAGCAGGATAAAGAAGTGGAAGATTTGAAACGCAGTAAAAAATTCGTCGCCTGTGACGACGAGACCGTGGTCGGTTTTGTCGGCGTGGACGAGGACTATCTCGCCTGGCTTTATGTCGACCCTTCGCATTACGGCAAAGGCATCGGGCGTGAACTACTGCGCATCGGAGTCCGCGAGATCGGCGAAGGCGTATGGACCATCGTCCTCGATGGAAATAAAGCCGCCATTAAACTCTATGAAAGCGAAGGCTTTCGCGAGTTCTCTCGTTTCAACGGCCAGAATAACGGCTACCCGGTCACTTGCATCAAGATGAAAAAAGCGCAATAAGTTTATAATCGGGGAAAATTTTATGTCATTGCGAGGCGATCTCGCAATGGTTTCGCCCAAGGAGCATGAATGAAATTTGAAACCCTCGCCATCCACGCAGGACAGGAGCCGGACCCGAACAACGGCGCGGTGATGACGCCCGTCTATCTCACATCCACGTACAAGCAGGATGGGATCGGCAAGCCGCGGCAGAGATATGAGTATTCGAGAACACTGAACCCAACGCGTAAAGCGTTGCAGGATTGCTTAGCCGAATTGGAAAGTGGAAAGTGGGGACTGGCATTCGCATCCGGCATGGCGGCGACGGATACAGTTCTGCGCTTGCTTTCTCAAGGCGATCATGTTGTGGCGGGCAATGACGTGTACGGCGGGACGTTCCGCCTCTTTGACAAAATCCTGCGCCGCTTCGGGCTGGACTTTACCTTTGCCGACACCACTGACCCGGAAAACCTCGCCGAAGCCTTGACCCCGCAAACCCGTATCGTCTGGCTGGAGACACCGACAAATCCCTTACTGGCAGTCTCGGATATCCGCGCCGTTGCTGAAGTGGCAAAGAATCATCCAAACAGACCTTTATTGGTCGTGGATAACACCTTCGCTACACCATACTTGCAGCGTCCACTCGAACTCGGCGCGGATCTGGTCGTCCACTCGATGACAAAATATCTCGGCGGTCACTCGGATGTGGTCGGCGGCGCGATCATTGGCAAAGACAAGGAACTTGGGGAAAAACTCGCCTATCTGCAAAACGCAATCGGCGGCGTGCTGGGACCGATGGACTCGTTCCTCGTGCTGCGCGGAATCAAAACATTACCCGTCCGCATGGATCGTCACGCCGAGAATGCTGAAAAAATTGTCGCATTTTTGGAGAAGCAGAAAAATGTCAAACGGCTGATCCACCCGTTTCACGAGAGTCACCCCCAGGTCAAAGTGGCGAAGCGGCAGATGAAGAATGGCGGAGGGATGATATCGTTCATCATGAAAGATGGGCGCGATGCGGCAGTCAAAGTCGCCGAGTCCACAAAATTATTTACATTGGCAGAATCGTTGGGTGGAGTTGAGTCGCTGATCGAAGTCCCCGCGGCGATGACGCATCTCTCCACTCAGGGATCGTCTCTCGAAGTGGACGAGGGTCTCGTGCGGCTTTCAGTGGGATTGGAAAACGCGGACGATCTGATCGCAGACCTTGAGCAGGCGTTGATGTAAACAATGTCGTTGCTTCGGGTGGATCACCCTCGCAACGACATTTCATTTCGCTTTCACTGCCACCAGTGTGACGTCGTCGTCCTGCTTTGCGCCGTCCTGGTAGGTTTGCAGGGTTTCGAGCAAAGTATTGCATGCCTGCTGCGCGCCGAGTTTTGAAGATTCAACGAGCAGTTTCTTTATCCGCTCCAGCCCGAACGGCTCGCCTTTTGGGTCGCGGCAATCGGTCATGCCGTCGGTATATAACAATAGCATATCGCCGGAAACAAGTTTTACGGTCTTCTCGTCCAGTGTCACCGGCTCCCACAAACCGATCGCCATGCCGGGATCGTGTGGAAGACGCTCCACGCTGCCATCGGCATGGACGATGAGCGGCGGTTCATGCCCCGCGCGCGCGTAAGAAAAATCGCGCGTCTTCAGGTCGAGTATGCCGTATAAGACCGTTACGAATTGGGTCGATTTTTGCAGGCGCGTGATGTGGGTGTTGACGAGGGTCATTACTTCGGCGGGGGTCATGCCGATATCCGCCTCTGCCATGATGAGCGCATGAGCGCGAGCCATGAACAATGCCGACGGTACGCCCTTATCGGCCACATCGCCGATGAGAACGCCGATGCGGTGGTCCTTGAGCTCGAACACATCGTAAAAATCGCCACCCACCTGTCGTGCCGGGAGGATGCGCGCACCGAACCCGAATTCATCGGCATCGGGCAGGACGTCGGGGAGAATGCTCAACTGGATGTCCGCCGCCACTTGCAGTTCACGTTCGAGGCGTTCTTTTTCGATCAACTGCGCCTGTGCCGCCTTCAATTCATCGTAGGCTTTTTGAAGCATCTGGTTCTTGGTCACCACATCGTTGAAAGCCGCTTCATTGGACGACTCGAGCCGCTCGCTCATGATGCCGACCATGGAATAAGCCAGATGGGGCCAGCGTTTGATGCAATCGTTGAACTTGTCGCGGGTCATCATCCACAATTGACTGTCCTCGGTCGTACGCACGGACGCGGTGCGCCTGCCCTGTTTGAGGATGAGACTCATTTCGCCCACATATTCCCCGGGACCGCAGAAGCGTAAATGCATTTCATCGCTTGTGCCGCCCGCAAGCACCACTTCGATCTTCCCGCTTTTGACGACGTAAAGACTGTTGCCCGGTTCGCCTTCATGAAACAGGTATTTCCCCGCTTCGAGGGCTTCGACGGGCAATTCGTTGATCAAACCGAACAGATCCTCTTTTGAGAGGTCTTGAAAAAGCGGGATCCGCAGAAAGAGGGAGGTATCCGATGGAACGGTCATGGCTTCGAATCTCCGCGCAGGTCCATCACTTCCCTGCCAGCCAGTTTGTCCTGGATGCGTTGAGCCACAAGGTCGAGGTGACTCGGGTAATTGACGTAATCGAGATCGTCGGTGTGGATGGCAAGCACGGGACAAAGGTCGAAGGAACTGAGCCATTCCTCGTAAAAGGAATCCAGCAGGGAAAGATACTCGGTCGTGATACCCGTCTCCATGTTGCGGGCGCGGCGGCGGATGCGTTCCATCAACACAGTCACCGGCGCTTTGAGATAGATCAACAGGTCGGGGCGCGGCAACCCGTTCACCACCAGGTCGAACAATTTTCGATAAGCGAGATAATCGCGCTCGTTCAGATTTCCCAATTGATATAACGCGCGCGCAAAGATGTGCGCATCCTCGTAAATGCTTCGATCCAGGATCGCCGAACGCGCATCACGCGCCGCAACGAGGTATTGATCGGCGCGATGCCCCAGGAAGAATATCTGCAAATGGAACGACCATGAGCGCATGTCCCCGTAAAAATCGGAAAGGTAGGGGTTATCTGCGACCGATTCGTATCCGGTCCACCACCCGAGACGCGCGCCGATGCGTTCCGTCAGCGTGGTCTTGCCCGCGCCGATATTCCCAGCCACCAACACAAGATGCTTCGCCATGGTTCGGCAATTCTAACACGCGAAAGCGTTGCGGGTATAATTCCAAAACATAACATGAAATACAAACCCATCTTCATCGGTCTTGCGCTGATGCTGGGAGTCTTCCTCTTTTCGTGCGCAGACAATCGGGCCGATCAAACCACCGCAGTGGACACGGATGCCATCCGTACGGAAGCGGTCGCGACCTACGCCTCCTCCCTGACCGGGACTCTGCCAGCTGTTCCATTCACGCCTTTCCCTACGCGGACGGCTTCCCCATCCGCGACTGAAACCGCTCTCTCGACGACCCCGGAACCTTCGCCCACTTCGAATCCCTGTTTCAATTTGCTGTACATCTCGGATGTGACCATCCCTGATGGAACGCGCTTGAAGCCCGGCGAAACATTCACCAAGACCTGGCTCGTGCAAAACATCGGCGGGTGCGCGTGGAGACCAGGGTTCACCTTCCGCCACGTCGGCGGGGATCCGATGCGCGGGAACACCGTCACGCTCACAGAAGCGATTCCCACAGGCGCGAAACGCGAGATTTCGATTGAACTGGTCGTGCCGGGCGGAATCAACGGTGTGATCGAAAGCGCCTGGCAGATGGCGGACGAGAACGGAATCTTTTTCGGCGATACGCTTTTCGTCCAAATCCTCGTCGGAGATATCACGACTCCCGCAGTGACGAACACGCCTTAATATTCGAAACAGGTGACACCTCCGTTCTCCCTGCGATATGTCCAACCTGATCGAAGTCGCTCAACTTTTTCTAAAACTTGGTTTCACTGCCTTTGGCGGACCCGCCGCGCACATCGGAATCATGCACGATGAAGTTGTCAAACGCCGTAAGTGGCTCACCGACGAAGAATTCCTAGACCTGCTCGGCGCGACCAACCTCATCCCCGGACCAAACTCCACCGAAATGACGATTCACATCGGCTACCTCCGCGCAGGCTGGATGGGGTTGATTGCAGGCGGTTTGTGCTTTATCCTGCCTGCCACATTCATCGTGCTTGGTTTATCCTGGCTTTACGTCCAATACGGAACCACGCCCGAAGCCGAATGGTTGATGTACGGCATCAAGCCCGTCGTCATTGCCATCATCGCCCAAGCCTTGTGGACACTTGGGAGCAAAGCCTTCAAAAGCAATTGGCTTGCCCTTATCGGATTAACTGTTTTCACGCTGTATTTTTTTGGCTTCAACGAAATTGCCCTTCTCTTTGCAGGCGGTTTTGCCTTTCTAATTTTTGCAAATATCCAACGACTGCGAAAAGTTCAACCCGCATTTCTTCTCCCGCTCGGCGGCGCGGCGTTGATGCAATCCATCCCGTTTAACCTTTCCACCCTGTTTCTCACGTTTCTAAAGATCGGCTCCGTCCTCTACGGCAGCGGCTATGTCCTGCTCGCCTTCCTGCGCAACGATTTCGTCCTGCGCCTCGGCTGGCTCACCGACCAGCAGCTCATCGACGCGGTCGCCATCGGGCAGGTTACGCCGGGTCCGCTATTTACGGCGGCGACCTTCATCGGCTACATCCTCGGCGGCACAAGCGGCGCATTGCTCGCCACCCTCGGAATCTTTTTACCTTCGTTCCTCTTTGTGGCGATATCCAACCCGCTGATTCCCAAAATCCGGAACTCGACCTGGGCTGGCAGTCTGCTCGACGGAGTCAACGCCTCATCTCTCGGACTGATGGCGGCAGTGACCGTCCAGTTATCTTTCTCCTCGCTGACAGATTTTCCGACCGCCCTCATCGCCGTCGTTTCATTGATCCTGCTCTTGCGTTTCAAAATCAATTCCACCTGGCTGATCTCAGGCGGCGCATTAGCCGGATTTATTATTTCATTCATCAGGTGACTGTCACTATAGAAGTGACGGTCACCTTTATTTTATAATTTACCCATGACCATCTCACCCAACTACTCTAAAACCATCACCGTCCCAATGGACGCCATTGACGAAAACGGACACGTCAACAACGTGGTTTATG
This portion of the Anaerolineales bacterium genome encodes:
- a CDS encoding SpoIIE family protein phosphatase is translated as MTVPSDTSLFLRIPLFQDLSKEDLFGLINELPVEALEAGKYLFHEGEPGNSLYVVKSGKIEVVLAGGTSDEMHLRFCGPGEYVGEMSLILKQGRRTASVRTTEDSQLWMMTRDKFNDCIKRWPHLAYSMVGIMSERLESSNEAAFNDVVTKNQMLQKAYDELKAAQAQLIEKERLERELQVAADIQLSILPDVLPDADEFGFGARILPARQVGGDFYDVFELKDHRIGVLIGDVADKGVPSALFMARAHALIMAEADIGMTPAEVMTLVNTHITRLQKSTQFVTVLYGILDLKTRDFSYARAGHEPPLIVHADGSVERLPHDPGMAIGLWEPVTLDEKTVKLVSGDMLLLYTDGMTDCRDPKGEPFGLERIKKLLVESSKLGAQQACNTLLETLQTYQDGAKQDDDVTLVAVKAK
- a CDS encoding ABC-F family ATP-binding cassette domain-containing protein, with the translated sequence MLSIHNLDKNFGIQPILKNINFNISAGERIGLIGANGSGKTTLMRILAGLEHPDSGDVASTRPNLRLGYLAQGMEFDPQQTLHSALGLDSDSQTDTALAVESLALALSQNPHDSDLQNKYTVALEKLSTPHFPPESILTPLGLAHLSADTPIAHLSGGQKTRLMLAKVLLDDPHLLLLDEPTNHLDIEMLEWLEGWLNGFKGAALIVSHDRTFLDNTVTSIFELDSTSHTIKTYDGNYSDYLEQKLLEYDKQVQAYQDQQDELAQLRRAAKHIRSLTVMKVGGKADSGDKFAKGFFGNRATKNVAGKAKNIEARIDHILTEEKLEKPRGSWKLKLDFGTPKHQSKDVLVTDSLSIGYTPENPLLTGINLFIRAGRRIVLTGPNGAGKTTFIRTIVGKLPPLAGSFRLGGATKLGYMAQEQELINPAINAVQTIQSVSAINETETRNFLHYFLFKGDAALRPAGELSFGERARLQLALLVAQGCTFLILDEPINHLDIPSRERFEEALENFNGTILAVVHDRSFIERFATDVWQAKDGKINK
- a CDS encoding chromate transporter; protein product: MSNLIEVAQLFLKLGFTAFGGPAAHIGIMHDEVVKRRKWLTDEEFLDLLGATNLIPGPNSTEMTIHIGYLRAGWMGLIAGGLCFILPATFIVLGLSWLYVQYGTTPEAEWLMYGIKPVVIAIIAQALWTLGSKAFKSNWLALIGLTVFTLYFFGFNEIALLFAGGFAFLIFANIQRLRKVQPAFLLPLGGAALMQSIPFNLSTLFLTFLKIGSVLYGSGYVLLAFLRNDFVLRLGWLTDQQLIDAVAIGQVTPGPLFTAATFIGYILGGTSGALLATLGIFLPSFLFVAISNPLIPKIRNSTWAGSLLDGVNASSLGLMAAVTVQLSFSSLTDFPTALIAVVSLILLLRFKINSTWLISGGALAGFIISFIR
- a CDS encoding deoxynucleoside kinase gives rise to the protein MAKHLVLVAGNIGAGKTTLTERIGARLGWWTGYESVADNPYLSDFYGDMRSWSFHLQIFFLGHRADQYLVAARDARSAILDRSIYEDAHIFARALYQLGNLNERDYLAYRKLFDLVVNGLPRPDLLIYLKAPVTVLMERIRRRARNMETGITTEYLSLLDSFYEEWLSSFDLCPVLAIHTDDLDYVNYPSHLDLVAQRIQDKLAGREVMDLRGDSKP
- a CDS encoding cystathionine gamma-synthase, whose product is MKFETLAIHAGQEPDPNNGAVMTPVYLTSTYKQDGIGKPRQRYEYSRTLNPTRKALQDCLAELESGKWGLAFASGMAATDTVLRLLSQGDHVVAGNDVYGGTFRLFDKILRRFGLDFTFADTTDPENLAEALTPQTRIVWLETPTNPLLAVSDIRAVAEVAKNHPNRPLLVVDNTFATPYLQRPLELGADLVVHSMTKYLGGHSDVVGGAIIGKDKELGEKLAYLQNAIGGVLGPMDSFLVLRGIKTLPVRMDRHAENAEKIVAFLEKQKNVKRLIHPFHESHPQVKVAKRQMKNGGGMISFIMKDGRDAAVKVAESTKLFTLAESLGGVESLIEVPAAMTHLSTQGSSLEVDEGLVRLSVGLENADDLIADLEQALM
- a CDS encoding GNAT family N-acetyltransferase, whose protein sequence is MITYRPYEDKDWQAICRIHDRARPDELKGSCDPRGFIPIEQDKEVEDLKRSKKFVACDDETVVGFVGVDEDYLAWLYVDPSHYGKGIGRELLRIGVREIGEGVWTIVLDGNKAAIKLYESEGFREFSRFNGQNNGYPVTCIKMKKAQ